AGGCTAGTGAGATCGACACCACATCGCCGGGCATCTATCTGGCGATCGCAGAGAACTATTTCCTCCTCGATGAGACCAGTTCCGCCATCCGTATGGCAAAAAAAGTACAGAGTCTGGATCCGCACAATCTCGCCGCCTTGGAGTTGATCGCCGCCAGCTATGAAAAGCAGCGCCGCTACCGTGAGGCGATGCAGGCGTACGAAGAGGTCGTCAGGCTCAGCCCAGGGGATCTGGAATCCATCTACCATCTGACTAACCTGCAGATCATCAATCACCAGCCGGAAAAAGCCTACACCTCCTATAAAAAAATGGTGGAGGAGGGTCTGGAAGATCCGGATTATCGGCTGCGCATCGGCAACCTGTTGTTACAGAACCGGGCGTTGCCCCAGGCCACCGCCATCTATCAGGAGGTGAACCAGGCCTTTCCTGATTATCAACCGGGCTATCTGGCTCTGGCCGCTGTGGCGAAACAGCAAAAAGACACCACCGCGGCCATCGGCTGGTATCGCAAAGCGCTGGAGAAGAACAACCGGTTCGATGATGCCAGGGCGGAAATGAAAAACCTGCTTGAAAGCGGCAAGCGTTATGAAGAGGCGATCGCCATTTACCAGGGGCTGGTTGCCAAGGATTCGACCAACCTCACCGATAAACTGCAGCTGGGACAATACTATTTCATTAAAGGAGATACCGCGGCCGCCAAGGCCTGGCTGAGCCGGGTGGTTCAGCAGCATGCGAAAAGCGAACGCGCCCACTTGGCATTGGGCGCTCTGTATCATTTCAACCGGGACACCACAGCGGAGAAAATCCTGTATGAGGAAACGTTGCAGCGGAATCCGGGATTTCTCGAGGTGCGGCAGCGGCTGCGCGACCTCTATGTAAACGAAAAAAAGTGGGATCAGGCCATCGATTTGTACAAAGTGTTGCAGAACAACGACAGCACTTATGTGGGCGCCCGGGTGATCATCGCCAATCTTTTGATGCAAAAAGGGGACACCCTCCAAGCGATGCAAACCGCGGAAGCGCTGAATCAGAGCCACGCCGATGACTGGCGGGCGCCGTTCACCCTGGCGCGGATGTATCTGATGAAAGCGCAGCATGCGAAAGCACGTCCGCTCTTTGACAAGGTCGTCGGACTGCGGAGTGATCTGCCGGGATTATGGACCCTGCGCGGCGTCAACTTTTTACAGATGGATTCGCTTAAACTGGCCGCGGATAATTTCTCCCGCGCCCTGCAGCTGTTCCCCGAAGAGCCGGAGATGAACTATTATGTGGGCCTGATCCTTTCGCGGCAACGCAAAACTAATGAAGCTATTCCCTATTATGAAAAAGCGCTAAAAACCGAACCGCAAAGCATACAGACCATGCTGGCGCTCTCCGCCGCGTACGATGAAGTACGGGATCCGGAGCGCGCGGAACAGCTGTACAAAATCATGCTCAAACAACGGCCTGATCTCGCGGTGGTGCTGAACAACTATGCTTATCATCTGGCGGTGCGCAAAATCCGCCTGCAGGAGGCCCTGGATCTCTCGCTCAAGGCCATTCAATTGGAGCCGGACAACGGCGCCTATCTCGACACCATCGGCTGGATCT
The genomic region above belongs to bacterium and contains:
- a CDS encoding tetratricopeptide repeat protein; translated protein: ASEIDTTSPGIYLAIAENYFLLDETSSAIRMAKKVQSLDPHNLAALELIAASYEKQRRYREAMQAYEEVVRLSPGDLESIYHLTNLQIINHQPEKAYTSYKKMVEEGLEDPDYRLRIGNLLLQNRALPQATAIYQEVNQAFPDYQPGYLALAAVAKQQKDTTAAIGWYRKALEKNNRFDDARAEMKNLLESGKRYEEAIAIYQGLVAKDSTNLTDKLQLGQYYFIKGDTAAAKAWLSRVVQQHAKSERAHLALGALYHFNRDTTAEKILYEETLQRNPGFLEVRQRLRDLYVNEKKWDQAIDLYKVLQNNDSTYVGARVIIANLLMQKGDTLQAMQTAEALNQSHADDWRAPFTLARMYLMKAQHAKARPLFDKVVGLRSDLPGLWTLRGVNFLQMDSLKLAADNFSRALQLFPEEPEMNYYVGLILSRQRKTNEAIPYYEKALKTEPQSIQTMLALSAAYDEVRDPERAEQLYKIMLKQRPDLAVVLNNYAYHLAVRKIRLQEALDLSLKAIQLEPDNGAYLDTIGWIYYQMGELERAREYIERSFKLRNDSAEVAEHLGDVYEKLGMLDEARAFWLKSLQLDENRNEAKEKYRKATQ